The following nucleotide sequence is from uncultured Draconibacterium sp..
GACATTTCAACTCCGCACAAATCCATTATGGTTGGATAAATATCGATTGTACTTACAATATTATCAATCTTTCTTCCTTTTAACTGACCAGGTTCTTTTATTAAAAATGCACTGTTTAACGACCGTTCGAAAATGGTGTGTTTTCCCCAAACCATATGGTCACCCAAATGCCATCCATGGTCGCCCCAAATTACTACAATGGTGTTTTCTGCTAAGCCTAAGTTTTCCAATTCATCTAAAAGTTTTCCCACTTGGGCATCAGTATAACTTATACAAGCATAGTATGCGTGGCTGAGTTTTCGAGCATATTCATCAGAAACTTTTGATGAAAGCGACGCTTTTTCATCTCCCAACTGGTAACCATTAAACTCTCCACTTCCGTGCAAACTAGCTGTCGACGAATTTTCAGGAATGCCAGCAAAAGGAGCTGTTGAAATTTCATCTTCGTTGTATAAATCCCAATATTTTTTGGGGGCATTAAATGGAAGATGTGGCTTAAAAAAACCTACTCCCAAAAAAAACGGTTTATCTTTTTGCGCTAATTCTTTCATTTTCCGAACAGCCAATGCTGCAGTCATTCCATCAACATAACCATAATCATCTACGTCTCCTTTTTCATAAGGCTTTACCTGGCGATTCAAACTTTGCCGGTTCTCTCCGCTGGCATAACCAAAAAAGGCATTCCAACCCGTTCCCCATTTTCCGGCATTAAAAAGCAACTCATCCCAACTTTGCGGTAGTTCACGCTCTTCGCCTACAGGTTCGGTATAACCATAAAGCAAGCCATCTGGATAATGACTAATTTTTCCAATTCCAACCGTATAATATCCATTATTCTTAAGGTTATGGATAAAAGTTTCGGGTTCATAGGATGGAGCTTGTTCAGCTATAAATTTTTTACAAGCTTCATTACTTAATTCTGCAGTTGTTTTAGGTAACATTCCGGTTAACATGCTGTAACGAGATGCACCACAAGTAGGAATTTGCACATAATGATTGGTAAAAACAGATCCCGATTCTGCCAATTTATCTATATTCGGTGAATGGATATAATCTTTTCCATAACAGCCCAATTCGGGGCGTAAATCGTCAACACAAATAAAAAGTACATTTGGCTTTTGGTTCTGATCTACATCTGCATTCTCAAGCCCTGCCCCATTACAACTAGCAAGCCCCCAAAAGAATACTATAAAAATAGAATGCAACTTTGTTTTCATTTTATCATTCAATTATATAATAAATGCCACTCCTTTTACGATGCTGCGATATACTAACTAAAGCTTTGACATGCATCAAAAGTCAGGTAAAATAAAGAAGCATTTATATTATCCCAAAAACTTCTTCCTTAAATCCTCAACCTGCTCATCGTTAATTGGGATTAGCTGACCTAGCGAAGCCCCCATAGTAAGTGACTTGGCACTAAACTCAGCCACTTCCAACTTATCAAAAGTTCCAAGTAAATTATCGCCGGTTACTAAAACCGAATCGTTATTGATTATAACAGCAGGCGTATTCTCCGAAAGGGTATTCAAAATAGCCTCTTGTCCGGCAAAATGCGAACCGAATGGCATATTGGGGATGTCTTGTAAGAAAATCCAGCTTTCAGGAATGGTACGTACGTCAATTTTCTCACCGGTAACACTATATGCCATTAGATAAGGCGTTTGAGTTAAGATAATTGAATTTACATGTGGAAAACGTTTGTAAATTTCCTGGTGTAACCAAGTCGATCGACTTGGCAATTTCCCAGGCTCGCGCTTACCGTCATTTATCTGCACAATGTCTTTTAACTGAATATCCCAGCGCGCCACATTGGTAGGCGTTATCAAAAAATCATCTTCCTTCCAACGCACCGAAACAGTACCATACGAACTGATCATCAATCCCTGATCGCAGGCACGCAAAACAATACGCTGTATCATTTCCCTAATCGCCCGCTCGTCTGAAGGATATTCAACATTCTTCATCTCCGGCAATAATCGCGGAATCTGATTTTCAAATTCATCGATCTGATCATCAGACAAATAGTTGGGGGTACCAATTGTGCTTCCGTTTATTAAAGTGCGGGCGCAAAACTCCATTGTTTCGAAACGCTGATAGGCATCACTTAAATCGCTTCCGCCCACAACTGTTCCGTGATTTTCCATAATTACGGCATTCACTCCTTTTGCAAACTCATCAGCAATAACATCACCTAATTCATCACTTCCGGGTAAAGCATACGGTGCATAACCTATTGGGCCGCAAACATGTTTTGCCTGCGGAAGCACATTTGTATTCGGAATCTGACGTACAATACTAAAAGAAACCAACGCCGGTGGATGTGCATGAATTACCGCTTTTATTTCGGGGCGGCATTTATAAATGGCTATGTGAAAAGGATACTCCGATGAAGGTTTGTGACGTCCTTCAATCGTTCCATCTTTTCTCACACAAATAATATCAGTTGGTCGTAAAGTTCCTTTATCAATTGCCGATGGCGTTACCCATACATCTCCATTTTCGTCAATAATCGAGATGTTACCTCCCGATGTTGTTGTCATTCCACTTCGATAAATCTTATCAATTATCATTATTATCTGATCACGTGGATGCATCCATTTTGTATTTAATTTTCTCATAATCTCTTTGTATTATTATTATTAAGTATTATTTCAATTTAGTGTATTAAAGCCTGACTATTTGCAACATACGACTTCATTTTGTTTAAAATGTATGCCAATCTATTTTAGGCTAAACACTTTGCTCATGAAATTTGTACGTTCTGTAGCCATATATAGCAATCACCACAAAACTTATTAACGGCAAAACAAAGGACACATTCACTGCCGGCATATTTCCAATTTGCCCTATATCGATAATAGAACCTTGCAAAGGCGGCATTAGCGCTCCTCCTACAATGGCCATAAC
It contains:
- a CDS encoding sulfatase, which translates into the protein MKTKLHSIFIVFFWGLASCNGAGLENADVDQNQKPNVLFICVDDLRPELGCYGKDYIHSPNIDKLAESGSVFTNHYVQIPTCGASRYSMLTGMLPKTTAELSNEACKKFIAEQAPSYEPETFIHNLKNNGYYTVGIGKISHYPDGLLYGYTEPVGEERELPQSWDELLFNAGKWGTGWNAFFGYASGENRQSLNRQVKPYEKGDVDDYGYVDGMTAALAVRKMKELAQKDKPFFLGVGFFKPHLPFNAPKKYWDLYNEDEISTAPFAGIPENSSTASLHGSGEFNGYQLGDEKASLSSKVSDEYARKLSHAYYACISYTDAQVGKLLDELENLGLAENTIVVIWGDHGWHLGDHMVWGKHTIFERSLNSAFLIKEPGQLKGRKIDNIVSTIDIYPTIMDLCGVEMSHNPDGKSLVPLLKNSINSWENVAYGFYRNGISLRTERYRLTKYYRSQLPEFELYDHQTDPYESNNIAEKKTDIIGKLLPLLEKGNKGIY
- a CDS encoding class II aldolase/adducin family protein, with product MRKLNTKWMHPRDQIIMIIDKIYRSGMTTTSGGNISIIDENGDVWVTPSAIDKGTLRPTDIICVRKDGTIEGRHKPSSEYPFHIAIYKCRPEIKAVIHAHPPALVSFSIVRQIPNTNVLPQAKHVCGPIGYAPYALPGSDELGDVIADEFAKGVNAVIMENHGTVVGGSDLSDAYQRFETMEFCARTLINGSTIGTPNYLSDDQIDEFENQIPRLLPEMKNVEYPSDERAIREMIQRIVLRACDQGLMISSYGTVSVRWKEDDFLITPTNVARWDIQLKDIVQINDGKREPGKLPSRSTWLHQEIYKRFPHVNSIILTQTPYLMAYSVTGEKIDVRTIPESWIFLQDIPNMPFGSHFAGQEAILNTLSENTPAVIINNDSVLVTGDNLLGTFDKLEVAEFSAKSLTMGASLGQLIPINDEQVEDLRKKFLG